The Rana temporaria chromosome 13, aRanTem1.1, whole genome shotgun sequence genome has a window encoding:
- the LOC120920149 gene encoding leucine-rich repeat extensin-like protein 1, giving the protein MVPQSHHTFYGSPEPLHLLWCPQSHHTFYGAPGPLHLLWSPRAITPSMVPPEPSHLLWSPQSHHTFYGAPRAITPSMEPPEPSHLLWCPRAITPPVVPQSHYTFYGAPRAIAPPMVPQSHHTFYGAPEPLLLLWCPRAITPSMVPLEPLHLLWCPRAITPSMEPPEPSHLLWCPRAITPPMVPQSHYTYGAPRAIAPPMVPPEPSHLLWYPRAITPSMVPQSHYTFYGAPRAITPSMVPQGHYTFYGAPEPSHLLWCPQSHHTFYGAPRAITPSMEPPEPSHLLWSPQSHHTFYGAPEPLLLLWCPRAITPSMVPLEPLHLLWCPRAITPSMVPQSHYSSCGAPEPLHLLWCP; this is encoded by the coding sequence ATGGTACCCCAGAGCCATCACACCTTCTATGGTTCCCCAGAGCCATTACACCTTCTATGGTGCCCCCAGAGCCATCACACCTTCTATGGTGCCCCAGGGCCATTACACCTTCTATGGAGCCCCAGAGCCATCACACCTTCTATGGTGCCCCCAGAGCCATCACACCTTCTATGGAGCCCCCAGAGCCATCACACCTTCTATGGAGCCCCCAGAGCCATCACACCTTCTATGGAGCCCCCAGAGCCATCACACCTTCTATGGTGCCCCAGAGCCATTACTCCTCCTGTGGTGCCCCAGAGCCATTACACCTTCTATGGTGCCCCTAGAGCCATTGCACCTCCTATGGTGCCCCAGAGCCATCACACCTTCTATGGTGCCCCAGAGCCATTACTCCTCCTATGGTGCCCCAGAGCCATTACACCTTCTATGGTGCCCCTAGAGCCATTGCACCTCCTATGGTGCCCCAGAGCCATCACACCTTCTATGGAGCCCCCAGAGCCATCACACCTTCTATGGTGCCCCAGAGCCATTACTCCTCCTATGGTGCCCCAGAGCCATTACACCTATGGTGCCCCTAGAGCCATTGCACCTCCTATGGTGCCCCCAGAGCCATCACACCTTCTATGGTACCCCAGAGCCATCACACCTTCTATGGTTCCCCAGAGCCATTACACCTTCTATGGTGCCCCCAGAGCCATCACACCTTCTATGGTGCCCCAGGGCCATTACACCTTCTATGGAGCCCCAGAGCCATCACACCTTCTATGGTGCCCCCAGAGCCATCACACCTTCTATGGAGCCCCCAGAGCCATCACACCTTCTATGGAGCCCCCAGAGCCATCACACCTTCTATGGAGCCCCCAGAGCCATCACACCTTCTATGGTGCCCCAGAGCCATTACTCCTCCTGTGGTGCCCCAGAGCCATTACACCTTCTATGGTGCCCCTAGAGCCATTGCACCTCCTATGGTGCCCCAGAGCCATCACACCTTCTATGGTGCCCCAGAGCCATTACTCCTCCTGTGGTGCCCCAGAGCCATTACACCTTCTATGGTGCCCCTAG